From Camelina sativa cultivar DH55 chromosome 20, Cs, whole genome shotgun sequence, the proteins below share one genomic window:
- the LOC104769461 gene encoding CLAVATA3/ESR (CLE)-related protein 22-like has translation MGNYYSRRKSRKHITSVALIMLLLLLFLFLYAKASSSSSPNIHHHSPHGSLNKPEILDPELHHLDSNAASRGSRYTNKVGDEVVFEDGKRRVFTGPNPLHNR, from the coding sequence ATGGGAAACTACTACTCTAGAAGAAAATCTCGAAAACACATCACGAGTGTTGCCTTGAtcatgcttcttcttcttttgtttctgtttctttacgctaaagcttcttcttcttcttcccctaaTATTCATCACCATTCACCTCATGGAAGCTTGAACAAACCTGAAATTTTGGATCCAGAGCTTCATCATCTTGATTCCAATGCTGCGTCAAGAGGATCAAGATATACCAATAAAGTCGGGGATGAAGTTGTATTTGAAGATGGCAAGAGAAGGGTCTTCACAGGTCCTAATCCTTTGCACAatagataa
- the LOC104769463 gene encoding uncharacterized protein LOC104769463 encodes MDDQEFRSLLDLFPVVRSRDHRADLDSSRQPTSQSVVDREVSEWHDAPSIAEPKDLQDRKTDQDKFWEKLKAAAGKKVGEVEAERFCKAFEKLHKKLVYEELDPEAAKRYLLNS; translated from the exons ATGGACGACCAAGAGTTTCGTAGCCTCCTTGATCTCTTCCCCGTCGTACGCTCTCGCGACCACCGT GCTGATTTAGACTCTTCAAGACAACCAACTTCACAGTCAGTTGTGGACCGAGAG GTAAGTGAGTGGCACGATGCACCGAGTATAGCTGAGCCAAAAGACTTGCAAGATCGGAAGACTGATCAAG ATAAATTCTGGGAAAAGCTGAAGGCGGCTGCTGGAAAGAAG GTTGGTGAGGTTGAAGCAGAGAGGTTTTGCAAGGCTTTCGAGAAACTACACAAGAAACTT GTGTATGAAGAATTGGATCCAGAAGCTGCAAAGCGATACTTATTAAACTCTTAA